Proteins encoded in a region of the Shewanella polaris genome:
- a CDS encoding M14 family metallopeptidase, whose translation MSNSTPYPIGTPGQKWTDADKAQWLAQVTIKRSYQNEVVSKLIPLTSQFDQVQYGALSLNADKYPLFGFTSKHWDNNKKTILITGGVHGYETSGVHGAIQFLATKAQDYTQYFNVAVAPCVSPWGYETINRWNPKAIDPNRSFYANSPAEESAALMAFVASLGTVYAHIDLHETTDTDELEFRPLLSARDGVEYDKGIIPDGFYLVGDSDNPTPDFQKAVIDSVAKVTHIAPDDNGQLIEVPIEQFGVINYPVKKLSLCAGITVNHFNTTTEVYPDSPLVTAQQCNDAQVAAVTGGLDYIVDYLKL comes from the coding sequence ATGAGCAATTCCACACCTTATCCAATTGGTACACCAGGTCAAAAATGGACCGATGCAGACAAAGCACAATGGTTAGCACAAGTTACCATCAAGCGCTCTTATCAAAATGAAGTTGTCAGTAAGTTAATCCCGCTTACCAGCCAATTTGACCAAGTTCAATATGGCGCGTTATCCCTTAATGCTGACAAGTACCCATTATTTGGCTTTACATCAAAACATTGGGACAACAATAAAAAAACGATTTTGATTACCGGTGGTGTACATGGCTATGAAACCAGTGGTGTTCATGGTGCTATTCAGTTTTTAGCCACTAAAGCACAGGATTATACTCAGTATTTTAATGTGGCCGTTGCACCTTGTGTTAGCCCTTGGGGTTACGAAACCATTAATCGATGGAATCCTAAAGCCATCGATCCTAATCGCTCTTTTTATGCCAATAGCCCCGCCGAAGAATCTGCCGCGCTGATGGCATTTGTCGCAAGTTTGGGGACGGTATATGCCCACATTGATTTACATGAAACGACTGATACTGACGAATTAGAGTTTAGGCCTCTGCTATCTGCGCGTGATGGCGTTGAATACGATAAAGGCATCATTCCTGATGGTTTCTACTTAGTTGGCGACAGTGACAACCCAACCCCTGATTTTCAAAAAGCGGTGATTGATTCAGTGGCTAAAGTGACTCATATCGCGCCTGACGATAACGGACAATTAATTGAAGTACCGATAGAGCAATTTGGGGTAATTAACTATCCGGTTAAAAAACTCAGTTTATGTGCCGGTATTACTGTCAATCACTTTAACACCACTACTGAGGTCTATCCTGATAGCCCATTGGTGACAGCGCAACAATGTAATGATGCACAAGTGGCTGCCGTTACTGGTGGATTGGATTACATTGTTGATTATTTGAAGCTTTAA